Part of the uncultured Desulfobacter sp. genome, ACAGCTATACCGGCGCGGGTTTTAATGCGCCCAAAGAGATATTTTTTTGACTCTTTTTTATTTACAAAAGATGACAACCGTGCCGGTTTATGGCAGAATGTGCCGGTGTAAAAATAAGGATTTCCGGTGGATACCGGAGTTTAAGCAGAAAGGATATGACCGTGAGCAATCTTGACGCATTTCTGGACAAGCTCCAGGAGGAAATATTTGATGAGGCAAAAGAGGCCCTGGGCGAACGGGGATTTGACCGGTGGAGAAACCCCAAACACAACGGCCGTATGGAAAACCCTGATGGATGGGCCCGGATCACCGGAGAGTGCGGGGATACCATGGAAATTTATCTTAAATTCAAGGACAACCACGTGGTTGATGCCTCTTATTTTACGGATGGCTGCGCCTCATCCATGGTCAGCGGCTCCTTTGCCTCGGAACTGGCCCTGGGTAAAACCCCGGAGGAATTGACCGACATCACTGCGGACGACGTGCTTAACGCCATTGGCCGGCTGCCCGAAGATGACCTG contains:
- a CDS encoding iron-sulfur cluster assembly scaffold protein translates to MAECAGVKIRISGGYRSLSRKDMTVSNLDAFLDKLQEEIFDEAKEALGERGFDRWRNPKHNGRMENPDGWARITGECGDTMEIYLKFKDNHVVDASYFTDGCASSMVSGSFASELALGKTPEELTDITADDVLNAIGRLPEDDLHCTTLAARTIQAALDNYMGSMVKNG